A segment of the Solanum lycopersicum chromosome 9, SLM_r2.1 genome:
CCCTATGATATACTTTAAGCCTTTAAGGTTTATATATctcttatcattttttaaaattaacagATGGACACGTGATTTCGTTTTGATAATTTACcgattttattcaaatttttacctaaaattaaattcaatggatttatcataaattttatatttattttgaaattcattaaatatatatgttcaaattgaaattttaaactcatatattattattatttgaatccATTATcgtaaatttaaaatcataatatttaacTCCTAAATTCGTCTCAATTTACTTACaaaataattcatcaataaaaacaaTCCATAGCTAGGCAGTGTTTCTTGGCTAAGGCAGTGTTTGTATATTATTGTATAACATTTTATTCCTTCATTTCTTGGCTAAGGCAGTGTTTTATATATATGCCAAAGGCATTGAGAAAgaagtatataaaattttaaaaatattgaatttgagtcttggatataaaaatgtttttctctctctatatattaaattgaatttcaaagaggagatcaaatattgaataagaaactaaaaaacataaacaaaaataatgatacGCAATTGAGAAGAATATTGTTGGAGTTTTGCTCTAATTTATGTAATCTTATTTGAAGtgtattttttccaaaaagaaaaattaaatcataaatgttttttacttttcttgaaagaaaaatatcatattttttcagATTTGATTTATTCTTTCCTTAAAGGAAAAGTTTGGAGATCTAGAAATTGAATATCTCTATTCTCATAGCAGAACACAAAAACTTATACAATGTAGACGTTTAAAAGTTTAGTTTATAGAGAGATGTATTTTctcaataatttataatatttttcttttatattattttttatataatatatattatgttttttgtaTAAGTTTTTATCGTCTGATTTATCGTccatataatttataatcataaaCTTCTACATGACACCCTAATCAACCGATAACCCAAACATATACATAGTCAAGCTAGCCttgtgataaaataaagaaGCCAAATTaccaataaattaattaaatttgttttgtttccctctttattttgagataattttattgatatttttgatgaaagaagtatctcttttaaaattttcaactgCTCTAAATGGACAATCCTTCGTTTAAATCCAAAAGTTCATAAAATTATTCCccttttaaaacataataattaaaagaattatattttcaatttctgtGGAGGAAAGTGATCTCCTAAATTCActtacaatttaaattttcttaaaaaattgaatccaacatgcattttatatatttatagatcttctacattatttcataacaatctcttctaaattaaattaaaaaacctaaataattaaaaaaaattataaacgaTTTTAATATCAGATCTCCCGTTTCATCCTTATCCAATTCATAATATATCGATTAGTGGTATCAGTGTATATGATGTGTCCCCTACACTCTATACGTAAATTCAATTTTCACTGTCCTCCTTCACTTctcatatataatttaagaaaaatatcaaaacataattattttttcttttatcttcaaATTATTAAACGTGTGGTTGTTAGGCATCACTCATATGTAGTACCTCACTTCAATGAAGGCAACCTCTGCCTATAAATTTATGTGATACACTCATAAAAAATCACTCAATTCCTTCTACTCTTTACATTACAACTAAAAGAAAATGGAGTCAAAGTTTGCTCACattattgttttctttcttcttgCAACTTGTTAGTTCCCccctatctatctatctatctatcaatAGTATTATTAGAGCTGTaaagaatttatattttcttttgcgATATGGGGCTTGAGTGTGGAAGGAGGGGGAGGGGACTTTCACAAAAgatttactttatattatatatacataagaaaTAGTTTGATCTTGTAAATATAATGTGACTAACTGACAAAGTAGGTTCGAAAGAGTGACTTGTTGAAATTgcattatttaatgaaaatgttGACTCTCTTAATGAAATGTATATattgacttttaatttttagtgaAAATGTTGGCTTTGCTTGTGCCAGAGATTTTTAGGCATCATAATTTTCTGATAATCTAACttgaaataagaaatatactaattgctattgaaatatttttttttacagccTTTGAAACTCTCATGGCACGAAAAGAAATTGATAGACTAGAAGTCACAGAACTTCTAAAGGAATTTGAATCCGACTTGATGTGCAAAGGTAAAGTTCTTTTAAaggaattttctttttttaacttcTCAAAAAGCAGTTTTTTCTACTATTAaaaacacttattttttttcttaaattcttgaTAAAACACTTCAATTCTCTAaaatatactcttttttttaaagaaaaataagaacaCATTAttgactttttaaatatttggcCAAAcaagatatatattatttaattcttgaaaaatttattaattcaattgGTTAATTACCTAAAATATTACATTATTGATAACGATTCAATTCTCCACCTTAAAATCTCTTTCgctatattcatttttttaaaagtaaacatCATGATTCAACTCGATATATGCTATTATTATAACACTTACAGATTAATCAATTATGTGTATATGTAGGAAAATTAAGTTGGCCAGAACTTATTGGTGTACCAGCACAATATGCTAAGGGAATAATTCAGAAGGAAAATCCATTCGTAACTGATGTTCAAATAGTATTGAATGGTTCTCCAGTCACAGCTGATTTTAGGTGTTTTCGAGTTCGT
Coding sequences within it:
- the LOC101248138 gene encoding wound-induced proteinase inhibitor 1; its protein translation is MESKFAHIIVFFLLATSFETLMARKEIDRLEVTELLKEFESDLMCKGKLSWPELIGVPAQYAKGIIQKENPFVTDVQIVLNGSPVTADFRCFRVRIVVNILNVAVSIPVVG